A part of Streptomyces sp. NBC_01210 genomic DNA contains:
- a CDS encoding biotin carboxylase N-terminal domain-containing protein, whose product MGSAAVLVANRGEIAVRLLRAPAEAGMRTVAVYRGRRGITACPTGRRGSAVARIGTCLRGAGSRQRWTPGRRSRTGRRGAARRPYVDTW is encoded by the coding sequence ATGGGTTCTGCCGCCGTCCTCGTCGCCAATCGCGGGGAGATCGCCGTACGGCTGCTGCGCGCCCCCGCTGAGGCCGGAATGCGGACCGTGGCCGTGTACCGAGGACGACGCGGGATCACCGCATGTCCAACTGGCCGGCGTGGCAGTGCCGTTGCCCGGATCGGGACCTGCCTCCGCGGCGCTGGATCCCGGCAGCGCTGGACGCCTGGTCGCCGGAGCCGGACGGGGCGGCGCGGCGCGGCGCGGCGGCCGTACGTCGACACCTGGTAG
- a CDS encoding Lrp/AsnC family transcriptional regulator yields the protein MTVDTLDTRILRLLIEQPRTSVREYARILGIARGTLQARIDRLERDGVITGTGPYLSPAALGHPVLAFVHIEVTQGHLDEVGDALAAVPEIIEAFSITGGGDLLTRVAARDNGHLEDVIQRLIQLPGVVRTRTEMALRERVPHRLLPLVESVGRAAGTSR from the coding sequence ATGACGGTGGACACACTCGACACCCGCATCCTGCGGCTGCTGATCGAACAGCCGCGCACCAGCGTGCGTGAGTACGCCCGGATCCTCGGCATCGCGCGCGGCACCCTGCAGGCCAGGATCGACAGGCTGGAACGGGACGGCGTGATCACCGGCACGGGTCCGTACCTCTCCCCCGCCGCCCTTGGGCATCCGGTGCTCGCCTTCGTCCATATCGAGGTCACGCAGGGGCATCTGGACGAGGTCGGCGACGCGCTCGCCGCCGTGCCCGAGATCATCGAGGCGTTCTCGATCACCGGCGGCGGTGATCTGCTCACGCGCGTCGCAGCGCGGGACAACGGGCATCTCGAGGACGTCATCCAGCGGCTGATCCAGCTGCCGGGCGTGGTGCGTACGCGCACCGAGATGGCACTGCGCGAGCGCGTGCCGCACCGGCTGCTGCCGCTGGTCGAGTCGGTGGGCCGGGCCGCCGGCACGTCACGCTGA
- a CDS encoding TetR/AcrR family transcriptional regulator, translating into MPKPVVPEEARRRRRPTKNGAVLSEQLIVETALRMLREHGSAGLTVRRLGTALGADPSTLYRYFSGIDDLTLAIGNMLVGRALACWEGTGDWRADLRELGLRIHAAYLEHPQAAVLTASRVTGKGYEVAADETILGLLRTAGFPDAEAVRIYHAFIDQSLAFAALDAASLALPAAARAGDEEVWQATYARLPAATHPHIAATAHLLVARMNHSAYPTALEMLLDSASTRLREERRGDGGGSGSG; encoded by the coding sequence GTGCCCAAGCCTGTGGTGCCGGAGGAGGCCCGGAGGCGGCGACGTCCCACGAAGAACGGCGCGGTGCTGTCGGAGCAGCTGATCGTGGAGACGGCGCTGCGCATGCTGCGGGAGCACGGGAGCGCGGGCCTGACCGTCCGCCGCCTCGGCACCGCCCTGGGGGCGGACCCCAGCACGCTGTACCGGTACTTCAGCGGCATCGACGACCTGACGCTGGCCATCGGGAACATGCTCGTCGGCCGTGCCCTGGCGTGCTGGGAGGGCACCGGCGACTGGCGCGCCGACCTGCGGGAGCTGGGGCTGCGCATCCATGCCGCGTATCTCGAGCATCCGCAGGCGGCAGTGCTGACCGCCAGCCGCGTGACCGGCAAGGGTTACGAAGTGGCGGCTGACGAGACGATCCTTGGGCTGCTGCGCACAGCCGGCTTCCCGGACGCCGAGGCGGTCCGGATCTATCACGCGTTCATCGACCAGAGCCTGGCGTTCGCCGCGCTGGACGCGGCCTCGCTGGCGCTGCCGGCGGCGGCACGCGCGGGGGACGAGGAGGTCTGGCAGGCCACGTACGCCCGGCTGCCCGCCGCGACTCATCCGCACATCGCAGCGACCGCGCATCTGCTGGTCGCCCGGATGAACCACAGTGCGTATCCCACCGCGCTGGAGATGCTGCTGGACAGCGCATCAACTCGGCTTCGCGAAGAACGACGCGGGGACGGCGGCGGGAGCGGGAGCGGCTGA
- a CDS encoding HAD family hydrolase codes for MSTSRTTSVIFDLDGTLVDSEPNYYEAGRRLLAQHGVADFSWEHHTRFIGIGTRETLEILRGEYGIEVPVEELLAAKNRHYLELARASTDVFPEMWKFVERLHTEGVPMAVASGSSRAAIEAVLAGTGLDAFIPTIVSAEEVAQGKPEPDIFLEAARRLGVGPADCVVLEDAAPGAAAAHAAGMRCVAVPYVPATAGDPAFQSAGLLFAGGQSEFTAQAAYDWLVPQAPSV; via the coding sequence ATGAGCACTTCGCGCACCACTTCGGTCATCTTCGATCTCGACGGCACACTGGTGGACAGCGAACCGAACTACTACGAGGCGGGGCGCCGGCTACTGGCCCAGCACGGCGTGGCGGACTTCAGCTGGGAGCACCACACCCGGTTCATCGGGATCGGGACGCGGGAGACGCTGGAGATCCTGCGTGGGGAGTACGGGATCGAGGTGCCGGTCGAGGAGCTGCTCGCCGCGAAGAACCGCCACTATCTGGAGCTGGCGCGCGCTTCGACGGATGTCTTCCCGGAGATGTGGAAGTTCGTGGAGCGGCTCCACACGGAGGGGGTGCCGATGGCGGTGGCATCCGGCTCGTCCCGCGCCGCCATCGAGGCGGTGCTCGCCGGCACCGGTCTCGACGCGTTCATCCCCACGATCGTCTCCGCCGAGGAGGTCGCACAGGGCAAGCCCGAGCCCGACATCTTCCTGGAGGCCGCGCGCCGTCTCGGCGTCGGTCCTGCCGACTGTGTGGTGCTTGAGGACGCCGCGCCGGGTGCGGCGGCGGCGCACGCCGCAGGTATGCGCTGCGTCGCCGTCCCCTATGTCCCGGCGACGGCCGGCGACCCGGCGTTCCAGTCCGCGGGGCTGCTCTTCGCGGGCGGACAGAGCGAGTTCACGGCGCAGGCCGCCTACGACTGGCTCGTTCCGCAGGCTCCCTCTGTCTGA
- a CDS encoding saccharopine dehydrogenase family protein has translation MRVLLVGAGGVGTAITRIAARRSFFDHMVVADYDLSRAQAAVAALEPDGRFSAERIDASDEAAVTSLLHRQRCDVLLNATDPRFVMPLFQAALGAGAHYLDMAMSLSRPHPERPYELTGVKLGDTQFERAADWEKAGLLALVGIGVEPGLSDVFARHAAEELFDEIEEIGIRDGANLTVDGYDFAPSFSIWTTIEECLNAPVVYEADRGWFTTAPFSEPEVFDFPEGIGPVECVNVEHEEVLLVPRWVDAGRVTFKYGLGEDFIRTLQTLHLLGLDRTDPVPVPAADGSGTVHVSPRDMVAACLPDPAALGERMHGKTCAGTWVKGTKDGRPREVYLYHVVDNQWSMREYGCQAVVWQTAINPVVALELIAADTWSGSGVLGPEALPARPFLDLLTEYGSPWGMREQ, from the coding sequence ATGCGTGTTCTTCTCGTGGGAGCCGGCGGCGTCGGCACCGCCATTACCCGGATCGCCGCCCGCCGGTCCTTCTTCGACCACATGGTCGTTGCCGACTACGACCTCTCCCGCGCCCAGGCCGCGGTCGCGGCCCTGGAACCGGACGGCCGCTTCAGCGCCGAACGGATCGACGCGAGCGACGAGGCAGCCGTCACCTCGCTGCTGCACCGGCAGCGCTGCGACGTCCTGCTCAATGCCACCGACCCCCGCTTCGTGATGCCGCTGTTCCAGGCGGCCCTGGGCGCCGGGGCGCACTACCTGGACATGGCGATGTCGCTGTCCCGCCCGCACCCGGAGCGCCCCTACGAACTGACCGGCGTCAAGCTCGGCGACACCCAGTTCGAACGGGCCGCGGACTGGGAGAAGGCCGGACTGCTCGCCCTGGTCGGCATCGGTGTCGAGCCGGGACTGTCCGATGTCTTCGCCCGCCACGCCGCCGAGGAACTCTTCGACGAGATCGAGGAGATCGGCATCCGCGACGGAGCGAACCTCACGGTCGACGGCTACGACTTCGCGCCCTCGTTCAGCATCTGGACCACCATCGAGGAATGCCTCAATGCGCCCGTCGTCTACGAGGCCGACCGCGGCTGGTTCACCACCGCACCCTTCAGCGAGCCCGAGGTCTTCGACTTCCCCGAGGGGATCGGCCCCGTCGAGTGCGTCAACGTCGAGCACGAGGAGGTCCTGCTGGTCCCACGCTGGGTGGACGCGGGACGCGTCACCTTCAAGTACGGCCTCGGCGAGGACTTCATCCGTACGCTGCAGACGCTGCACCTGCTGGGCCTCGACCGCACCGATCCGGTGCCGGTGCCCGCGGCGGACGGATCGGGCACGGTCCACGTCTCCCCGCGGGACATGGTCGCCGCCTGTCTGCCGGACCCGGCGGCCCTCGGGGAGCGCATGCACGGCAAGACCTGCGCGGGCACCTGGGTCAAGGGCACCAAGGACGGCCGCCCGCGCGAGGTCTACCTGTACCACGTGGTCGACAATCAGTGGTCCATGCGTGAGTACGGCTGCCAGGCCGTCGTGTGGCAGACCGCCATCAACCCCGTCGTGGCCCTGGAACTGATCGCCGCCGACACCTGGTCCGGAAGTGGCGTCCTCGGTCCCGAAGCCCTCCCCGCCCGGCCCTTCCTGGACCTGCTGACCGAGTACGGCTCACCGTGGGGCATGCGCGAGCAGTGA